Proteins encoded by one window of Pseudomonas tructae:
- a CDS encoding DUF7844 domain-containing protein, giving the protein MKPVRAWLLGCLLILCASPTLASLQLVLQADGLSPQQQHASQALLDEALQALPPSFKTRLDRRILVSWSSRMPEDAYGQASLVSTLQLNSRLLPSLVDGSAATHKTGRPHGTVRQELLATVLHELTHIYDRARLWQGAQRRLITQCARQLNSLGKIGLPEQCRGQSERRFTLSDDPRLLDLAGWPQYVGRRGEREQHNRQVARSPDSYELSSPKEFIAVNMEYFLLDPSFACRRPALQAYLREHFDWAAEHPPCPSALPFLNAGNDFAKSPLGEIDPERVYAVDYLLAEANQNWVSRWGHSMLRLVICAPGRPRGPDCRLDLDQHLVLSYRAFVNDVQLSSWDGLTGAYPSRLFVLPLAQVIDEYTKTELRSLASIPLRFDRDELESLVRQAAEMHWSYDGNYYFLSNNCAVETLKLLRSGTANPRLSDLDSIVPNGLLEVLAGRGLADVSVLDDPREALRLGYRFDSYRDRYQAMFLVLKKQLPIKQDSVEAWLEQAAEQRQQWFARADLRTSAALLLLEQASLRRQLLLAQDEVKQRYLSGRERNDASVGKANNTLQQILANSGFLSRPAELLGSSGYGLPQAGEREKLLSETRLRQTQLQTLSADLDKEVRALLDPARAAEIKAVEANIKQVGEHLRALHKASGGLQLP; this is encoded by the coding sequence GTGAAACCGGTGCGTGCCTGGCTGCTGGGCTGCCTGCTGATACTGTGCGCAAGCCCAACACTGGCCAGCCTGCAGTTGGTGCTGCAGGCCGACGGCTTGAGCCCACAACAACAGCACGCGAGCCAGGCACTGCTGGACGAAGCACTGCAGGCACTGCCACCAAGCTTCAAGACCCGCCTTGACCGGCGCATCCTGGTCAGCTGGAGCAGCCGCATGCCGGAAGATGCCTACGGTCAGGCGTCGCTGGTCTCGACCCTGCAACTCAATAGCCGCCTGCTGCCCAGCCTGGTCGACGGCAGCGCGGCCACACACAAGACCGGCCGTCCCCACGGTACCGTTCGCCAGGAACTGCTGGCCACTGTCCTGCATGAACTGACTCACATTTATGACCGCGCCCGCCTGTGGCAAGGCGCGCAGCGTCGATTGATCACCCAGTGCGCCCGGCAACTGAACAGCCTGGGTAAAATCGGCCTGCCCGAGCAATGCCGCGGCCAAAGCGAACGCCGCTTCACCCTCAGCGACGATCCACGCCTGCTCGACCTGGCGGGCTGGCCGCAGTACGTAGGCCGTCGTGGCGAACGCGAACAGCACAACCGCCAGGTGGCACGCAGCCCCGACAGCTACGAGCTGAGCAGCCCCAAGGAATTCATTGCGGTCAACATGGAGTACTTCCTCCTTGACCCAAGCTTTGCCTGCCGCCGGCCGGCTTTGCAGGCTTACCTGAGGGAGCACTTTGACTGGGCAGCCGAACATCCGCCATGCCCGAGCGCACTGCCGTTCCTCAATGCCGGCAATGACTTTGCCAAATCGCCGCTGGGCGAGATCGATCCCGAGCGGGTGTATGCCGTCGATTATCTGCTGGCCGAAGCCAATCAGAACTGGGTCAGCCGCTGGGGCCACAGCATGCTGCGCCTGGTGATCTGCGCGCCGGGCCGCCCACGTGGGCCGGACTGCCGCCTGGACCTGGACCAGCACCTGGTGCTGTCGTACCGGGCTTTCGTCAATGATGTACAACTGTCGAGCTGGGACGGTTTGACCGGTGCCTACCCGTCGCGACTGTTCGTGTTGCCACTGGCCCAGGTTATTGATGAGTACACCAAGACCGAACTGCGCAGCCTGGCTTCGATTCCGCTCAGGTTCGACCGCGACGAACTGGAAAGCCTGGTACGCCAGGCCGCCGAAATGCACTGGAGTTACGACGGCAATTACTACTTCCTGTCCAACAACTGTGCGGTCGAAACCCTCAAACTGTTACGCAGCGGCACCGCCAACCCGCGTCTGAGCGACCTGGACAGCATCGTCCCCAATGGCTTGCTCGAGGTCCTCGCAGGCCGAGGTCTGGCTGATGTCAGTGTGCTCGACGACCCGCGTGAGGCGCTGCGCCTGGGTTATCGCTTCGACTCTTACCGGGACCGCTACCAGGCGATGTTCCTGGTGCTGAAGAAACAGCTGCCGATCAAGCAGGACAGCGTCGAGGCCTGGCTGGAACAGGCCGCCGAACAACGCCAGCAATGGTTCGCCCGGGCCGACCTGCGCACCAGCGCAGCCTTGCTGCTACTGGAACAGGCCAGCCTGCGCCGGCAACTGTTGCTGGCCCAGGACGAGGTCAAGCAGCGCTACCTGAGCGGGCGCGAGCGCAACGACGCCAGCGTCGGCAAAGCCAATAACACCCTGCAGCAGATTCTCGCCAACAGCGGATTTCTCAGCCGCCCGGCAGAACTGCTGGGCAGCAGCGGCTACGGCCTGCCCCAGGCCGGCGAGCGGGAAAAGCTGCTGAGCGAAACCCGCCTGCGGCAAACCCAGCTGCAAACCCTCAGCGCCGACCTGGATAAGGAAGTGCGCGCCTTGCTCGACCCGGCCCGCGCCGCTGAAATCAAAGCGGTGGAAGCCAATATCAAACAGGTGGGCGAACACCTGCGGGCCCTGCACAAAGCCAGCGGCGGCTTGCAATTGCCCTGA
- a CDS encoding DUF2388 domain-containing protein → MRNPLIAATLGLMLLADVAQAQTLVATSNIIVRAFGRSIDFTSDTTTSIRDSKVVREARDDAASYVASRGDIRGAQLEAAFDTLRQRVPEARQASDEALAEAILAL, encoded by the coding sequence ATGCGTAACCCGCTGATTGCCGCCACCCTTGGCCTTATGCTGCTGGCCGATGTGGCCCAGGCACAAACCCTGGTGGCCACCAGCAATATTATCGTCCGTGCCTTTGGCCGTTCGATCGACTTCACCTCCGACACCACTACTTCGATTCGCGATTCGAAAGTTGTCCGCGAAGCCCGTGACGATGCCGCCAGTTATGTCGCCAGCCGTGGCGATATTCGCGGCGCGCAACTCGAAGCCGCCTTCGACACCCTGCGCCAGCGTGTTCCCGAGGCACGCCAGGCCAGCGACGAAGCCCTGGCTGAAGCTATCCTCGCGCTGTGA
- a CDS encoding DUF2388 domain-containing protein, whose translation MRYLPLLLLVFCWSGAAQALDLTTNNLVVSGYATSQVTSAPFDRKLLLAAQDDAAAFVASDGLRRGARLEAALSRLRQANPQLHASDLELAQAILVQ comes from the coding sequence ATGCGTTATCTGCCATTGCTGTTGCTCGTGTTCTGCTGGAGTGGTGCCGCCCAGGCGCTGGACCTGACCACCAACAACCTGGTCGTCAGTGGTTATGCCACCAGCCAAGTGACATCGGCGCCCTTCGATCGCAAACTGCTGCTCGCCGCCCAGGACGATGCCGCAGCCTTCGTGGCCAGCGATGGCCTACGGCGGGGCGCTCGCCTGGAGGCTGCATTGAGTCGGCTGCGCCAGGCCAACCCGCAACTTCATGCCAGCGACCTTGAACTGGCGCAGGCAATTCTCGTCCAATAA
- a CDS encoding DUF2388 domain-containing protein, whose product MFQSRLFGAALLLALASTANATSFVVTTDTVVRGVAASTDATSDVSSSFRDDKIVQAARDDAASFVASHGDIRGAKLESAFAHIRQQTPTLQASDAQLAQAILAL is encoded by the coding sequence ATGTTCCAATCACGCTTGTTTGGCGCCGCCCTGCTGCTGGCCCTGGCTTCCACTGCCAACGCCACCAGCTTCGTCGTCACCACCGATACCGTCGTTCGTGGTGTCGCCGCCTCCACTGATGCCACCTCCGATGTGTCGTCCTCGTTCCGTGACGACAAAATCGTCCAGGCCGCACGTGATGACGCTGCCAGCTTCGTTGCCAGCCACGGCGACATCCGCGGTGCGAAACTGGAGAGCGCTTTCGCCCATATTCGCCAGCAGACCCCAACCCTGCAGGCCAGCGACGCACAATTGGCACAGGCCATCCTGGCGCTCTGA
- a CDS encoding DUF1127 domain-containing protein, which yields MERTLSSDLVFENTAEQSKASLPLRLLANLMLWQRRIASRHQLARLDSRLLADAGISEAQRYEELSKPFWR from the coding sequence ATGGAACGTACCCTCAGTTCCGATCTGGTTTTCGAAAACACCGCCGAACAATCCAAGGCTTCGCTGCCACTGCGCCTGCTGGCCAACCTGATGCTGTGGCAACGCCGCATCGCCAGCCGCCACCAACTGGCTCGCCTGGACTCGCGTCTGCTGGCTGACGCCGGTATCAGCGAAGCTCAACGCTACGAAGAGCTGAGCAAGCCGTTCTGGCGTTAA
- a CDS encoding acetyl-CoA hydrolase/transferase family protein, with amino-acid sequence MYRDRIRLSSLHSKVMSAADAAGLIEDGMTVGMSGFTRAGEAKAVPHALAERAKQSPLKISLMTGASLGNDLDKQLTEAGVLARRMPFQVDSTLRKAINAGEVMFIDQHLSETVEQLRNQQLKLPDIAVIEAVAITEQGHIVPTTSVGNSASFAIFAKQVIVEINLAHNANLEGLHDIYIPTYRPTRTPIPLVKVDDRIGSTAIPIDPAKIVGIVITEQPDSPSTVLAPDDETQGIANHLINFLKQEVDAGRMTNKLGPLQAGIGNIANAVMCGLIDSPFEDLTMYSEVLQDSTFDLIDAGKLSFASGSSITLSSRRNADVFGNLERYKGKLVLRPQEISNHPEVVRRLGIIGINTALEFDLYGNVNSTHVCGTRMMNGIGGSGDFARNAHLAIFVTKSIAKGGAISSVVPMVSHVDHTEHDVDILVTEQGLADLRGLAPRERARVIIDNCVHPDYRDALNDYFTRACEKGGHTPHILREALAWHENLEETGRMLAS; translated from the coding sequence ATGTACCGTGATCGTATCCGCTTGTCCTCCCTGCACAGCAAGGTTATGAGTGCGGCTGATGCCGCTGGCCTGATCGAGGACGGCATGACCGTCGGCATGAGCGGTTTCACCCGCGCCGGTGAAGCCAAGGCCGTGCCCCACGCACTGGCCGAACGCGCTAAACAGTCGCCGCTGAAAATCAGCCTGATGACCGGCGCAAGCCTGGGCAACGACCTCGATAAACAACTGACCGAGGCCGGTGTGCTGGCCCGTCGCATGCCGTTCCAGGTCGACAGCACCCTGCGCAAGGCGATCAACGCCGGCGAGGTGATGTTCATCGACCAGCACCTGTCGGAAACCGTCGAGCAGCTGCGCAACCAGCAGCTCAAGCTGCCGGACATCGCGGTCATCGAAGCAGTGGCCATCACCGAGCAAGGCCACATCGTGCCGACCACCTCGGTGGGCAACTCGGCCAGCTTCGCAATTTTTGCCAAACAGGTCATTGTCGAGATCAACCTGGCGCACAACGCCAACCTTGAAGGCCTGCACGACATCTATATCCCGACCTATCGTCCGACCCGCACGCCGATCCCGCTGGTAAAAGTCGATGACCGCATCGGCAGCACCGCGATCCCGATCGACCCGGCCAAGATCGTTGGCATCGTCATCACCGAGCAGCCAGACTCGCCGTCCACCGTACTGGCGCCGGATGACGAAACCCAGGGTATCGCCAACCACTTGATCAACTTCCTCAAGCAGGAAGTCGACGCCGGGCGCATGACCAACAAGCTCGGCCCGCTGCAGGCCGGTATCGGCAACATCGCCAACGCGGTGATGTGCGGTCTGATCGACTCGCCGTTCGAAGACCTGACCATGTACTCCGAAGTGCTGCAGGATTCGACCTTCGACTTGATCGACGCCGGCAAGCTGAGTTTCGCCTCGGGCAGCTCGATCACCTTGTCGAGCCGCCGCAACGCCGATGTGTTTGGCAACCTGGAGCGCTACAAGGGCAAACTGGTACTGCGCCCGCAGGAAATCTCCAACCACCCGGAAGTGGTGCGCCGCCTGGGCATCATCGGCATCAACACGGCCCTCGAGTTCGACCTGTACGGCAACGTCAACTCCACTCACGTCTGTGGCACGCGGATGATGAACGGCATCGGTGGCTCGGGCGACTTCGCCCGCAACGCGCACCTGGCGATCTTCGTCACCAAGTCGATTGCCAAGGGCGGGGCGATTTCCAGCGTGGTGCCGATGGTCAGCCACGTCGACCACACCGAGCACGACGTCGACATTCTCGTTACCGAGCAAGGCCTGGCTGACCTGCGTGGCTTGGCGCCACGCGAGCGGGCCCGGGTGATCATCGACAACTGCGTGCACCCGGATTACCGCGACGCGCTGAACGACTACTTCACCCGCGCCTGCGAAAAGGGCGGGCATACACCGCACATCCTGCGCGAAGCCTTGGCCTGGCACGAAAACCTGGAAGAAACCGGGCGCATGCTCGCCAGCTGA
- a CDS encoding NAD(P)(+) transhydrogenase (Re/Si-specific) subunit beta yields the protein MSMNLVTLLYLVASVCFIQALKGLSHPTTSRRGNLFGMLGMALAVITTVGLIYKLGAELATDGIGYVIVGLLVGGSAGSIMAKRVEMTKMPELVAFMHSMIGLAAVFIAIAAVVEPQSLGIVASISDPIPTGNRLELFLGAAIGAITFSGSVIAFGKLSGKYKFRLFQGAPVQFSGQHKLNLVLGLATLGLGLVFTFTGSYSAFALMLILAFIMGVLIIIPIGGADMPVVVSMLNSYSGWAAAGIGFSLNNSMLIIAGSLVGSSGAILSYIMCKAMNRSFFNVILGGFGGAAEAAGPAGAKEARPVKSGSADDATFLLSNADTVIIVPGYGLAVARAQHALKELTEKLTHNGVTVKYAIHPVAGRMPGHMNVLLAEAEVPYDQVFEMDDINSEFGQADVVLVLGANDVVNPAAKNDPKSPIAGMPILEAFKAKTIIVNKRSMASGYAGLDNELFYLDKTMMVFGDAKKVIEDMVKAVE from the coding sequence ATGAGCATGAACCTGGTAACACTTCTCTACCTTGTCGCCTCGGTGTGCTTCATCCAGGCACTCAAAGGCCTGTCGCACCCGACTACCTCGCGACGCGGCAACCTGTTCGGCATGCTCGGCATGGCCCTGGCGGTGATCACCACCGTGGGCCTCATTTATAAGCTGGGCGCAGAGCTGGCCACCGATGGCATCGGCTACGTCATCGTCGGCCTGCTGGTGGGCGGTAGCGCCGGCTCGATCATGGCCAAGCGCGTTGAAATGACCAAGATGCCCGAGCTGGTCGCCTTCATGCACAGCATGATCGGCCTGGCCGCGGTGTTCATCGCCATTGCCGCGGTGGTCGAACCGCAATCGCTGGGCATCGTTGCCAGCATCAGCGACCCGATCCCGACCGGTAACCGCCTGGAGCTGTTCCTCGGCGCCGCCATCGGTGCGATCACCTTTTCAGGTTCGGTCATTGCCTTCGGCAAGCTGTCGGGCAAGTACAAGTTCCGCCTGTTCCAGGGCGCACCGGTACAGTTCAGTGGCCAGCACAAGCTGAACCTGGTCCTGGGCCTGGCCACCCTCGGCCTGGGCCTGGTGTTCACCTTCACCGGAAGCTACAGCGCCTTTGCCTTGATGCTGATCCTGGCGTTCATCATGGGCGTGCTGATCATCATCCCGATTGGCGGCGCCGACATGCCAGTGGTGGTGTCGATGCTCAACAGCTACTCGGGCTGGGCGGCCGCCGGTATCGGCTTCTCGCTGAACAACTCGATGCTGATCATCGCCGGCTCCCTGGTCGGTTCGTCCGGTGCGATCCTCTCGTACATCATGTGCAAGGCGATGAACCGTTCGTTCTTCAACGTCATCCTCGGCGGTTTCGGCGGTGCGGCAGAAGCGGCCGGCCCAGCAGGAGCCAAGGAAGCCCGCCCGGTGAAATCCGGTTCGGCCGACGACGCCACCTTCCTGCTCAGCAACGCCGACACCGTGATCATCGTCCCGGGCTATGGCCTGGCGGTGGCCCGTGCCCAGCACGCGCTCAAAGAGCTGACCGAAAAGCTGACCCACAACGGCGTGACCGTGAAGTATGCGATTCACCCGGTAGCGGGGCGCATGCCCGGGCACATGAACGTCCTGTTGGCCGAAGCCGAAGTGCCGTACGACCAGGTGTTCGAGATGGACGACATCAACTCCGAGTTCGGCCAGGCCGACGTGGTGCTGGTGCTCGGCGCCAACGACGTGGTCAATCCGGCGGCCAAGAACGATCCGAAGTCGCCGATTGCCGGCATGCCGATCCTCGAAGCCTTCAAGGCCAAGACCATCATCGTCAACAAGCGCTCGATGGCCAGCGGCTACGCCGGCCTGGATAACGAGCTGTTCTACCTGGACAAGACCATGATGGTCTTCGGCGACGCCAAGAAGGTCATCGAAGACATGGTCAAAGCGGTCGAATAA
- a CDS encoding NAD(P) transhydrogenase subunit alpha: protein MEDMLISHGVYNLIIFVLAIYVGYHVVWNVTPALHTPLMAVTNAISAIVIVGAMLAAALTVTPLGKTMGTLAVALAAVNVFGGFLVTRRMLEMFKKKAPGKGAAKQEGQK from the coding sequence ATGGAAGACATGCTGATCTCTCACGGCGTCTATAACCTGATCATCTTCGTGCTGGCGATCTATGTCGGTTACCACGTGGTCTGGAACGTCACCCCGGCACTGCACACCCCGCTGATGGCAGTCACCAACGCCATCTCCGCCATCGTCATCGTCGGCGCCATGCTGGCCGCCGCGCTGACCGTCACACCGCTGGGCAAGACCATGGGCACCCTTGCAGTGGCCCTTGCCGCGGTCAACGTATTCGGCGGTTTCCTCGTCACCCGGCGCATGCTGGAGATGTTCAAGAAGAAAGCCCCAGGCAAGGGCGCAGCGAAGCAAGAGGGGCAGAAGTAA
- a CDS encoding Re/Si-specific NAD(P)(+) transhydrogenase subunit alpha — protein sequence MHIGVPLETQTGETRVAATPETIKKLIGQGHQVTVQSGAGVNASVPDIAYEAAGATIGSAADAFGAQLVLKVVAPDDSELAQIKSGTVLVGMLNPFNNQTIAKMAECGITAFALEAAPRTSRAQSLDVLSSQANIAGYKAVLLAAHHYPRFMPMLMTAAGTVKAARVLILGAGVAGLQAIATAKRLGAVIEASDVRPAVKEQIESLGAKFIDVPYQTDEERECAEGVGGYARPMPASWMQRQALAVHERAKQADIVITTALIPGRKAPTLLSAETVAQMKPGSVVIDLAAAQGGNCPLTVADQVVVEQGVTIVGPTNLPAQVGADASALYARNLLDFMKLLFDKDGALTINLEDDIVAACLMCRDGQVIRKNG from the coding sequence GTGCACATTGGTGTTCCTCTCGAAACGCAGACGGGCGAAACACGGGTTGCTGCAACCCCGGAAACCATCAAGAAACTGATTGGCCAGGGGCATCAGGTCACCGTCCAGAGCGGCGCCGGCGTCAATGCCAGCGTTCCGGACATTGCCTATGAAGCAGCAGGCGCCACAATTGGCAGCGCTGCCGATGCGTTTGGAGCTCAGCTTGTTCTGAAGGTTGTAGCCCCTGACGATAGCGAACTGGCCCAGATCAAGAGCGGCACCGTCCTGGTGGGCATGCTCAATCCGTTCAACAACCAAACCATCGCCAAGATGGCCGAGTGCGGTATCACCGCCTTTGCCCTTGAAGCTGCGCCGCGCACCTCGCGGGCGCAAAGCCTCGATGTGTTGTCGTCGCAAGCCAACATCGCCGGTTACAAGGCCGTGTTGCTGGCGGCTCACCACTATCCGCGCTTCATGCCGATGCTGATGACTGCTGCCGGCACCGTCAAAGCCGCACGCGTGCTGATCCTCGGCGCCGGCGTAGCGGGGCTGCAGGCCATTGCCACGGCCAAGCGCCTGGGTGCGGTGATCGAAGCCTCGGACGTACGTCCGGCGGTAAAAGAGCAGATCGAGTCGCTGGGCGCCAAGTTCATCGATGTCCCTTACCAGACCGATGAAGAGCGCGAGTGCGCCGAAGGTGTTGGCGGTTACGCCCGGCCCATGCCGGCCAGCTGGATGCAGCGCCAGGCCCTGGCGGTGCACGAGCGCGCCAAACAGGCCGATATCGTCATTACCACCGCACTGATTCCCGGCCGCAAGGCACCGACCTTGCTCAGCGCCGAGACCGTGGCGCAGATGAAGCCCGGCTCGGTGGTCATCGACCTGGCCGCAGCCCAGGGTGGCAACTGCCCGCTGACCGTTGCCGACCAGGTAGTGGTAGAGCAGGGCGTGACCATCGTCGGCCCGACCAACCTGCCAGCCCAGGTAGGTGCTGATGCCTCGGCGCTGTATGCCCGCAACCTGCTCGACTTCATGAAGCTGCTGTTCGACAAGGACGGCGCACTGACGATCAACCTCGAAGACGACATCGTCGCCGCGTGCCTGATGTGCCGCGACGGCCAGGTCATCCGCAAGAACGGATAA
- a CDS encoding LysR family transcriptional regulator, translating into MRRKIPSTAALICFEAAARHESFTKASQELSLTQGAVCRQIAGLEEFLNVELFRRSRRGVKLTEAGLSYSRRVATQLDAVERDTLSVMGQQGANAIELAVVPTFGTQWLLPRLKEFQQRHPEVTVNLTNRTRPFLFADTSFDAAIYFGDAEWPGTESHRLMGENPVPVCSPALLAGNRQLTLGQIAQLPLLQQTTRPYAWRQWFNSLDMNVARDMTGPRYELFSMLAQAAMHEMGVALIPPFLIQRELAEGRLVIANPHALSSIKAYYLMIPERKVESASLRAFRDWLVTEASRYAAAHKDDSFS; encoded by the coding sequence ATGCGGCGCAAGATCCCCAGCACAGCGGCCCTGATCTGCTTCGAGGCCGCCGCCCGCCACGAGAGCTTTACCAAGGCTTCCCAAGAGCTTTCCCTGACTCAGGGCGCCGTATGTCGGCAAATCGCCGGGCTCGAGGAGTTTCTCAATGTCGAATTGTTTCGCCGCTCCCGTCGCGGGGTGAAACTCACAGAGGCCGGGCTTTCCTATAGCCGCCGGGTCGCCACCCAACTGGATGCCGTGGAGCGCGACACCTTGTCGGTGATGGGCCAACAGGGCGCCAATGCCATTGAACTGGCGGTGGTGCCAACCTTCGGCACGCAATGGCTCCTACCGCGCCTCAAGGAATTCCAGCAGCGTCACCCGGAGGTTACGGTCAACCTGACCAACCGTACCCGGCCATTCCTGTTTGCCGATACCAGCTTCGACGCGGCGATCTACTTTGGTGATGCCGAATGGCCGGGCACCGAGTCCCATCGGCTGATGGGGGAGAACCCCGTACCGGTATGCAGCCCGGCGTTGCTGGCCGGCAACCGTCAACTCACGCTCGGGCAGATTGCCCAACTACCGCTGCTGCAGCAGACCACCCGACCCTATGCCTGGCGCCAATGGTTCAACAGTCTGGATATGAACGTCGCCCGCGACATGACCGGCCCACGCTATGAGCTATTCTCGATGTTGGCACAGGCCGCCATGCACGAGATGGGCGTGGCGCTGATTCCACCCTTCCTGATCCAGCGCGAACTGGCGGAGGGGCGCCTAGTGATCGCCAACCCGCACGCACTGTCGAGCATCAAGGCTTATTACCTGATGATCCCCGAGCGCAAGGTGGAATCGGCCTCGTTGCGCGCCTTCCGCGACTGGCTGGTGACTGAAGCAAGCCGCTACGCCGCAGCACATAAGGACGACAGCTTTAGCTGA
- a CDS encoding acyl-CoA dehydrogenase, with protein sequence MAGKASFNWIDPLLLDQQLTEEERMVRDSAYQFAQDKLAPRVLEAFRHEQTDPAIFREMGEVGLLGATIPEQYGGSGLNYVCYGLIAREVERIDSGYRSMMSVQSSLVMVPINEFGTEAQKQKYLPKLASGEWIGCFGLTEPDHGSDPGSMITRAKKVDGGYRLSGSKMWITNSPIADVFVVWAKDDAGDIRGFVLEKGWQGLSAPAIHGKVGLRASITGEIVMDNVFVPEENIFPDVRGLKGPFTCLNSARYGISWGALGAAEACWHTARQYTLDRKQFGRPLAANQLIQKKLADMQTEITLALQGCLRLGRMKDEGTAAVEITSIMKRNSCGKSLDIARLARDMLGGNGISDEFGVARHLVNLEVVNTYEGTHDVHALILGRAQTGIQSFY encoded by the coding sequence ATGGCCGGTAAAGCAAGCTTCAACTGGATCGACCCGCTGTTGCTCGATCAACAGCTCACTGAAGAAGAGCGTATGGTGCGTGACAGCGCTTATCAGTTCGCCCAGGACAAGCTGGCCCCTCGCGTGTTGGAGGCCTTCCGTCACGAGCAGACCGACCCTGCGATCTTCCGCGAGATGGGCGAAGTTGGCCTGCTGGGGGCAACCATTCCCGAGCAATACGGCGGCAGCGGCCTGAACTATGTGTGCTACGGCCTGATTGCGCGGGAAGTGGAGCGCATCGACTCCGGCTACCGTTCGATGATGAGCGTGCAGTCCTCCCTGGTCATGGTGCCGATCAACGAATTCGGTACCGAGGCCCAGAAGCAGAAGTACCTGCCCAAGCTCGCCAGCGGCGAGTGGATCGGCTGCTTCGGCCTGACCGAGCCCGATCATGGTTCCGACCCGGGGTCGATGATCACCCGCGCCAAGAAGGTCGACGGCGGCTATCGCCTGAGCGGCAGCAAAATGTGGATCACCAACAGCCCGATCGCCGACGTGTTCGTGGTTTGGGCCAAAGATGATGCTGGCGACATTCGCGGTTTTGTTCTCGAGAAAGGCTGGCAGGGCCTGAGTGCCCCGGCGATTCACGGTAAGGTCGGCCTGCGCGCCTCGATTACCGGCGAAATCGTCATGGACAACGTGTTCGTGCCCGAAGAGAACATCTTCCCTGATGTGCGTGGCTTGAAAGGCCCGTTCACCTGTCTGAACTCCGCTCGTTATGGCATCTCCTGGGGCGCCCTGGGGGCTGCGGAAGCCTGCTGGCATACCGCGCGCCAATACACCCTGGATCGCAAGCAGTTCGGTCGCCCGCTTGCCGCCAACCAGCTGATCCAGAAGAAGCTGGCCGACATGCAGACCGAAATCACTCTGGCTTTGCAAGGTTGCCTGCGCCTGGGTCGTATGAAGGACGAAGGTACCGCTGCGGTCGAAATCACCTCGATCATGAAGCGCAACTCCTGCGGCAAGTCCCTGGACATCGCCCGTCTGGCGCGCGACATGCTGGGCGGCAACGGTATCTCGGACGAGTTCGGTGTGGCCCGTCACCTGGTCAACCTTGAGGTGGTCAACACCTATGAAGGCACCCACGACGTGCACGCGCTGATCCTCGGTCGCGCGCAGACCGGCATCCAGTCCTTCTATTAA